The Burkholderiales bacterium genome has a window encoding:
- a CDS encoding metallopeptidase TldD-related protein produces MSAQAQFFELADALARECDAGEVLLAALSGERSDFVRFNKALVRQAGTVEQRYLTLRLVRGSRQAAATIALSGGPGDLDLCKRTLPRVRDMLAQLPEDPWLLLPDSVTSTNFHRRGALPDAESVVEQAVQAGQGHDFVGFYAAGAIYRGFADSRGQRNWHEVDTFNFDWSVHLRADKAVKDGYAGFDWDGAVFRDKVETAVQRLELLARPPVTLEPGEYRVFLAPHALEEITGLLSWGAFSARSRATRRSALLLMEHGERLSPKVTLAENTAGSTAPIFQGEGFVRPPGVTLIERGALADSLVSPRSAREYGYTANGANGGESPEALDLAPGELPAAEALAALGDGLYIGNLWYLNYSDRPACRITGMTRFATFKVEGGRIVAPVNALRFDDTLYRMLGENLVDLTSEREMLLSTSTYDERSTSSSHLPGALIGRLRFTL; encoded by the coding sequence GTGAGCGCGCAGGCGCAGTTCTTCGAGCTCGCCGATGCGCTCGCGCGCGAATGCGACGCGGGCGAGGTGCTGCTCGCGGCGCTGTCCGGCGAGCGCTCCGATTTCGTGCGCTTCAACAAGGCGCTGGTGCGGCAGGCCGGAACGGTGGAGCAGCGCTATCTCACGCTGCGCCTGGTGCGCGGCTCGAGGCAGGCGGCGGCGACGATCGCGTTGTCGGGCGGGCCGGGCGACCTCGACCTCTGCAAGCGCACGCTTCCGCGCGTGCGCGACATGCTCGCGCAACTGCCCGAAGACCCCTGGCTGCTGCTGCCCGACAGCGTAACGTCCACCAACTTCCACCGGCGGGGCGCTCTGCCGGACGCCGAGAGCGTGGTCGAGCAGGCCGTCCAGGCGGGACAGGGCCACGACTTCGTCGGTTTCTATGCAGCCGGCGCGATCTATCGCGGCTTCGCCGACAGCCGCGGCCAGCGCAACTGGCACGAGGTCGACACTTTCAACTTCGACTGGAGCGTGCATCTGCGCGCCGACAAGGCGGTGAAGGACGGCTACGCGGGCTTCGACTGGGACGGCGCGGTGTTCCGCGACAAGGTCGAGACCGCGGTGCAGCGGCTCGAGCTGCTCGCGAGGCCGCCGGTGACGCTGGAGCCGGGCGAATACCGAGTCTTTCTCGCGCCGCACGCGCTCGAAGAGATCACCGGCCTGTTGTCGTGGGGCGCTTTCTCCGCGCGCTCGCGCGCGACGCGGCGCAGCGCGCTGCTCCTCATGGAGCACGGCGAACGGCTCTCGCCCAAGGTGACGCTCGCGGAAAACACCGCCGGGAGCACCGCGCCGATCTTCCAGGGCGAAGGCTTCGTGCGGCCGCCCGGCGTCACGCTGATCGAGCGCGGCGCCCTTGCCGACAGCCTCGTCTCGCCACGCTCGGCCAGAGAATACGGCTACACCGCCAACGGCGCGAACGGCGGCGAGAGCCCCGAAGCGCTCGACCTCGCCCCCGGTGAGCTCCCCGCGGCCGAAGCGCTGGCCGCGCTCGGCGACGGCCTCTACATCGGCAACCTCTGGTACCTGAACTATTCCGACCGGCCGGCGTGCCGCATCACCGGCATGACGCGGTTCGCGACGTTCAAGGTCGAGGGCGGACGCATCGTGGCGCCGGTGAACGCGCTGCGCTTCGACGACACGCTCTACCGCATGCTCGGCGAGAACCTCGTCGACTTGACGAGCGAGCGCGAGATGCTGCTCTCGACGTCGACCTACGATGAGCGCTCGACGTCGAGCTCGCACCTGCCCGGCGCGCTGATCGGGCGATTGCGCTTCACGCTTTAA
- a CDS encoding amidase, giving the protein MKALNELTATEIVRAVASGKTTAEAVARACLDRIAEREPRVEAWQFLDPDLVLAQARALDRRGTVGALQGVPVGFKDIIDTADMPTEYGSPIYKGHRPVNDAACVALSRRAGAIVMGKTVTTEFANRFPGKARNPFDPQRTPGGSSSGSAAAVGDAMVPLAVGTQTTASTLRPASFCGCVGYRPTWGDLRAVGVKEAAGSLDTLGLIARSVDDVALYRDVLLGAKVEPLVDDAAWKPRIGFCRTPMWDQCEPATQAMLTGLAQDLAARTEVRDVTLPEEFSRIEDAHRWVSSFEFSRNFTWEIENHWNLISAELRNGRLKDGLSCTFEQYREARTFIQHCRNMVDAVLGDLDVLLVPVASGEAPIGLNSTGNASFCAIWTSMHVPAVTLPLFKGPNGLPVGAQFIARRNDDRKLFAACKYVMRAR; this is encoded by the coding sequence ATGAAAGCTCTGAACGAATTAACAGCCACCGAGATCGTCCGCGCCGTCGCTTCGGGCAAGACGACCGCCGAAGCCGTGGCGCGCGCGTGCCTCGATCGCATTGCCGAGCGCGAGCCGCGCGTCGAGGCCTGGCAGTTCCTCGACCCCGATCTCGTGCTCGCGCAGGCGCGCGCGCTCGATCGCCGAGGCACCGTCGGCGCGCTGCAGGGCGTGCCCGTCGGCTTCAAGGACATCATCGACACCGCCGACATGCCGACCGAGTACGGCTCGCCGATCTACAAAGGGCACCGTCCGGTGAACGACGCCGCGTGCGTCGCGCTGTCGCGCCGCGCCGGCGCAATCGTCATGGGCAAGACCGTGACGACCGAGTTCGCGAACCGCTTCCCCGGGAAGGCGCGCAATCCCTTCGATCCGCAGCGCACGCCCGGCGGGTCGTCGAGCGGCTCCGCCGCCGCGGTCGGCGACGCCATGGTACCGCTCGCGGTCGGCACGCAGACCACTGCATCGACCCTGCGGCCGGCGAGCTTCTGCGGCTGCGTCGGCTATCGCCCGACGTGGGGCGACCTGCGGGCCGTCGGCGTGAAAGAAGCCGCCGGCTCGCTCGACACGCTCGGGCTCATCGCGCGCTCGGTCGACGACGTCGCGCTGTACAGGGACGTGCTGCTCGGCGCCAAGGTCGAGCCGCTCGTCGACGATGCGGCGTGGAAGCCGCGCATCGGCTTCTGCCGCACGCCGATGTGGGACCAGTGCGAGCCGGCGACGCAGGCGATGCTGACCGGGCTCGCGCAGGATCTCGCGGCGCGCACGGAGGTCCGCGACGTCACGCTGCCGGAGGAGTTCTCGCGCATCGAGGACGCGCATCGCTGGGTATCGAGCTTCGAGTTCTCGCGCAACTTCACGTGGGAGATCGAGAACCACTGGAACCTCATCAGCGCCGAGCTGCGCAACGGCCGTTTGAAGGACGGGCTGTCGTGCACGTTCGAGCAGTATCGCGAAGCGCGCACCTTCATCCAGCACTGCCGCAACATGGTCGACGCGGTTCTCGGCGACCTCGACGTGCTGCTGGTGCCGGTGGCGTCGGGCGAGGCGCCGATCGGCCTGAACTCCACGGGCAACGCGTCGTTCTGCGCGATCTGGACCTCGATGCACGTCCCCGCCGTCACGCTGCCGCTGTTCAAAGGCCCGAACGGTCTCCCCGTCGGCGCGCAGTTCATCGCGCGCCGCAATGACGACCGCAAGCTGTTTGCCGCCTGCAAGTACGTCATGCGCGCCCGCTAG